The following coding sequences lie in one Cotesia glomerata isolate CgM1 linkage group LG5, MPM_Cglom_v2.3, whole genome shotgun sequence genomic window:
- the LOC123266349 gene encoding rho GTPase-activating protein gacF-like isoform X2, protein MNNSNRLTFKLTLGRVDANEQVEEPLDGAMSAAPTRGQSPRRQRRHRHRHRHHQHRRRHHHLKNNNNSNNHNNNHPHDNNDHDGAFHEQCRYSSDCPETQVDTLGVENCKQPYEEGETRPKVNPIFLWALQREQKIVEVRCEDYDKRNRIKLTKTPFGWRSIPRTSSSIYNSCRCSSGSNYSVNKDKPASSSPSITSSCVPCSMSLKSSSSSPSSYSESTSFSSRSSTSYMPSKSKDTCVVPEVRRKESKRCLAVRSHYHDRVSDDESDATRSSCRNSRISFDLSYDDHNHEEETDDRDDDYEERERFDDHDVHDGDYEYEDTQHENSKFLTLSCGRTTLGLIDLEEVQKDSLLQPRVVLEPLNPARYRFSSLIENSKLNDDIEMVVEDDEVLDQQIESVKDINKDNKNKNSTEGGKIDVNSVSVSVVRAEDTEEEIEEIEDDIKDNEELDDENATVFEYDDRDSVEMMDDEELHERDDDVLGPDDKLPETGFYQVTRNVPTNKIPETCLEDDIVEEDIDEVQEDVKIINHKPRVPGSIPLPDLKPINDSLEKPRFPKMLQITRTCSQQVPPSPPCSVTCSEDASRPDLVRNVTPSVPEKRRREAPDLIEVKPTEWRRREAPKPANQLRELIRKSGGSIPDPLLVPRDRLSSLAAAPAIEIPRLLITRPELRLPEALSHPELLSDPDILVISLSHLQQVLDAVPDSRYRVPEDKNFKSNNRYQQGYQQQLQNHQHSYSSSNNNNNNNNNNNNNNNNNNKSNNKQSVIIQTNLSIVAKIVTLSYCVSVDLIII, encoded by the exons ATGAACAATTCTAATAG GTTAACGTTTAAATTGACACTCGGCCGAGTTGATGCAAACGAGCAGGTTGAAGAGCCGTTGGATGGAGCGATGAGCGCTGCCCCCACCCGGGGCCAATCGCCCCGACGTCAGAGACGCCACCGACATCGTCATCGTCACCACCAGCATCGACGCCGGCATCATCACCTGaagaacaataataatagtaataaccACAATAACAACCACCCGCACGACAACAACGACCACGACGGCGCATTTCACGAACAGTGTCGGTACTCCTCAGACTGCCCGGAAACTCAAGTGGATACTCTTGGTgttgaaaattgtaaacaaCCTTACGAAGAAGGTGAAACACGTCCGAAAGTAAATCCGATTTTTTTGTGGGCTTTGCAGCGAGaacaaaaaatagttgaaGTACGCTGTGAAGATTATGACAAGAGGAACAGAATAAAACTTACTAAAACTCCTTTCGGGTGGAGGTCAATACCAAGAACTTCttcaagtatttataattCTTGCCGATGTTCTAGTGGATCCAATTATTCTGTCAATAAAGATAAGCCTGCGTCCTCTTCGCCTTCAATCACCTCGAGCTGTGTACCCTGTTCGATGTCGTTGAAAAGTTCGTCATCCTCGCCCTCGTCTTACTCGGAGTCAACCTCATTTTCCTCCAGGTCATCGACGTCTTACATGCCGAGTAAAAGTAAAGACACGTGTGTGGTTCCGGAAGTCAGAAGAAAAGAATCTAAACGATGTCTTGCTGTCAGATCTCATTATCACGATCGAGTTTCAGATGACGAGAGTGACGCTACTCGAAGTTCGTGTAGAAACTCGAGGATAAGTTTTGATTTATCCTACGATGATCACAACCACGAAGAAGAAACTGACGATCGAGATGACGATTACGAGGAACGTGAGAGGTTTGACGATCACGATGTTCATGACGGTGATTACGAGTATGAAGATACACAGCACGAGAATTCGAAATTTCTTACTCTTTCCTGCGGGAGAACAACACTTGGGTTAATTGATTTAGAAGAAGTGCAAAAAGATTCGTTGCTTCAGCCGCGTGTTGTTTTGGAACCACTTAATCCCGCAAGATATCGGTTTAGTAGTTTGATTGAGAATTCTAAGTTGAATGATGACATTGAGATGGTGGTGGAGGATGACGAAGTGCTGGATCAGCAGATAGAAAGTgttaaagatattaataaagacaataaaaataaaaatagtactGAGGGTGGTAAAATTGATGTTAATTCTGTTTCTGTTTCGGTGGTGAGAGCTGAAGACACCGAGGAAGAAATAGAAGAAATAGAGGACGATATTAAAGATAACGAGGAGCTTGATGATGAAAACGCTACGGTATTTGAGTACGACGACCGTGATTCTGTGGAGATGATGGACGACGAAGAGCTTCACGAGCGCGATGACGACGTACTTGGTCCGGATGATAAGCTTCCGGAGACTGGATTCTACCAAGTTACGAGAAATGTTCCGACGAATAAAATACCAGAGACCTGTCTCGAAGACGACATCGTTGAGGAAGACATCGACGAAGTGCAAGAGGATGTTAAGATTATTAACCACAAACCACGAGTACCTGGAAGCATTCCTCTGCCGGATCTTAAGCCTATTAACGACTCTCTTGAAAAGCCCCGTTTTCCTAAAATGTTGCAGATAACTCGAACGTGCTCGCAACAAGTACCTCCGAGTCCTCCGTGCTCTGTGACCTGCTCCGAAGACGCGTCGCGGCCAGACCTGGTGAGAAATGTGACGCCTTCGGTACCTGAGAAACGTCGGCGTGAAGCTCCGGATTTGATTGAAGTCAAGCCGACCGAATGGAGAAGACGAGAAGCTCCGAAACCAGCTAATCAACTCAGggaattaataagaaaatccGGTGGATCTATTCCGGATCCTCTTCTCGTCCCGCGAGATCGGCTGTCGAGTCTAGCTGCCGCGCCAGCGATAGAAATACCCAGGTTGCTTATCACCAGGCCAGAGTTAAGACTTCCTGAGGCTTTGTCTCATCCTGAACTTCTCTCCGATCCCGATATATTAGTAATCTCACTGTCGCATCTCCAGCAAGTGTTGGATGCTGTCCCTGATTCCCGTTACCGTGTGCcagaagataaaaattttaagtctaATAATCGTTATCAGCAGGGGTACCAGCAGCAACTTCAGAACCACCAGCATAGTTACAgtagtagtaataataataataataataataa taataataataataataataataataataataaaagtaataataaacaaaGTGTTATAATACAAACCAATTTATCCATCGTAGCTAAAATTGTAACGCTCTCTTATTGCGTCAGTgtagatttaattattatttaa
- the LOC123266349 gene encoding probable serine/threonine-protein kinase kinX isoform X1 translates to MNNSNRLTFKLTLGRVDANEQVEEPLDGAMSAAPTRGQSPRRQRRHRHRHRHHQHRRRHHHLKNNNNSNNHNNNHPHDNNDHDGAFHEQCRYSSDCPETQVDTLGVENCKQPYEEGETRPKVNPIFLWALQREQKIVEVRCEDYDKRNRIKLTKTPFGWRSIPRTSSSIYNSCRCSSGSNYSVNKDKPASSSPSITSSCVPCSMSLKSSSSSPSSYSESTSFSSRSSTSYMPSKSKDTCVVPEVRRKESKRCLAVRSHYHDRVSDDESDATRSSCRNSRISFDLSYDDHNHEEETDDRDDDYEERERFDDHDVHDGDYEYEDTQHENSKFLTLSCGRTTLGLIDLEEVQKDSLLQPRVVLEPLNPARYRFSSLIENSKLNDDIEMVVEDDEVLDQQIESVKDINKDNKNKNSTEGGKIDVNSVSVSVVRAEDTEEEIEEIEDDIKDNEELDDENATVFEYDDRDSVEMMDDEELHERDDDVLGPDDKLPETGFYQVTRNVPTNKIPETCLEDDIVEEDIDEVQEDVKIINHKPRVPGSIPLPDLKPINDSLEKPRFPKMLQITRTCSQQVPPSPPCSVTCSEDASRPDLVRNVTPSVPEKRRREAPDLIEVKPTEWRRREAPKPANQLRELIRKSGGSIPDPLLVPRDRLSSLAAAPAIEIPRLLITRPELRLPEALSHPELLSDPDILVISLSHLQQVLDAVPDSRYRVPEDKNFKSNNRYQQGYQQQLQNHQHSYSSSNNNNNNNNKNQNSYSSLPTNSEKKRLSCKPIGSLMPAPMDLSRHSSSSVTPGQNSILRVRSGLLRQESEVTSTARIPGDDSRLWHPLFGCRQKNPDKSTAKLHQPQDDRLHAGNYQQQSQDTSSHRVSWHRTTLAS, encoded by the exons ATGAACAATTCTAATAG GTTAACGTTTAAATTGACACTCGGCCGAGTTGATGCAAACGAGCAGGTTGAAGAGCCGTTGGATGGAGCGATGAGCGCTGCCCCCACCCGGGGCCAATCGCCCCGACGTCAGAGACGCCACCGACATCGTCATCGTCACCACCAGCATCGACGCCGGCATCATCACCTGaagaacaataataatagtaataaccACAATAACAACCACCCGCACGACAACAACGACCACGACGGCGCATTTCACGAACAGTGTCGGTACTCCTCAGACTGCCCGGAAACTCAAGTGGATACTCTTGGTgttgaaaattgtaaacaaCCTTACGAAGAAGGTGAAACACGTCCGAAAGTAAATCCGATTTTTTTGTGGGCTTTGCAGCGAGaacaaaaaatagttgaaGTACGCTGTGAAGATTATGACAAGAGGAACAGAATAAAACTTACTAAAACTCCTTTCGGGTGGAGGTCAATACCAAGAACTTCttcaagtatttataattCTTGCCGATGTTCTAGTGGATCCAATTATTCTGTCAATAAAGATAAGCCTGCGTCCTCTTCGCCTTCAATCACCTCGAGCTGTGTACCCTGTTCGATGTCGTTGAAAAGTTCGTCATCCTCGCCCTCGTCTTACTCGGAGTCAACCTCATTTTCCTCCAGGTCATCGACGTCTTACATGCCGAGTAAAAGTAAAGACACGTGTGTGGTTCCGGAAGTCAGAAGAAAAGAATCTAAACGATGTCTTGCTGTCAGATCTCATTATCACGATCGAGTTTCAGATGACGAGAGTGACGCTACTCGAAGTTCGTGTAGAAACTCGAGGATAAGTTTTGATTTATCCTACGATGATCACAACCACGAAGAAGAAACTGACGATCGAGATGACGATTACGAGGAACGTGAGAGGTTTGACGATCACGATGTTCATGACGGTGATTACGAGTATGAAGATACACAGCACGAGAATTCGAAATTTCTTACTCTTTCCTGCGGGAGAACAACACTTGGGTTAATTGATTTAGAAGAAGTGCAAAAAGATTCGTTGCTTCAGCCGCGTGTTGTTTTGGAACCACTTAATCCCGCAAGATATCGGTTTAGTAGTTTGATTGAGAATTCTAAGTTGAATGATGACATTGAGATGGTGGTGGAGGATGACGAAGTGCTGGATCAGCAGATAGAAAGTgttaaagatattaataaagacaataaaaataaaaatagtactGAGGGTGGTAAAATTGATGTTAATTCTGTTTCTGTTTCGGTGGTGAGAGCTGAAGACACCGAGGAAGAAATAGAAGAAATAGAGGACGATATTAAAGATAACGAGGAGCTTGATGATGAAAACGCTACGGTATTTGAGTACGACGACCGTGATTCTGTGGAGATGATGGACGACGAAGAGCTTCACGAGCGCGATGACGACGTACTTGGTCCGGATGATAAGCTTCCGGAGACTGGATTCTACCAAGTTACGAGAAATGTTCCGACGAATAAAATACCAGAGACCTGTCTCGAAGACGACATCGTTGAGGAAGACATCGACGAAGTGCAAGAGGATGTTAAGATTATTAACCACAAACCACGAGTACCTGGAAGCATTCCTCTGCCGGATCTTAAGCCTATTAACGACTCTCTTGAAAAGCCCCGTTTTCCTAAAATGTTGCAGATAACTCGAACGTGCTCGCAACAAGTACCTCCGAGTCCTCCGTGCTCTGTGACCTGCTCCGAAGACGCGTCGCGGCCAGACCTGGTGAGAAATGTGACGCCTTCGGTACCTGAGAAACGTCGGCGTGAAGCTCCGGATTTGATTGAAGTCAAGCCGACCGAATGGAGAAGACGAGAAGCTCCGAAACCAGCTAATCAACTCAGggaattaataagaaaatccGGTGGATCTATTCCGGATCCTCTTCTCGTCCCGCGAGATCGGCTGTCGAGTCTAGCTGCCGCGCCAGCGATAGAAATACCCAGGTTGCTTATCACCAGGCCAGAGTTAAGACTTCCTGAGGCTTTGTCTCATCCTGAACTTCTCTCCGATCCCGATATATTAGTAATCTCACTGTCGCATCTCCAGCAAGTGTTGGATGCTGTCCCTGATTCCCGTTACCGTGTGCcagaagataaaaattttaagtctaATAATCGTTATCAGCAGGGGTACCAGCAGCAACTTCAGAACCACCAGCATAGTTACAgtagtagtaataataataataataataataacaaaaatcaaaattcctACTCCTCGCTACCGACTAATTCCGAGAAGAAAAGATTGTCTTGCAAGCCAATAGGAAGTCTGATGCCAGCACCAATGGACTTGTCCCGACACTCGTCCTCGTCTGTAACTCCAGGCCAAAATTCCATTCTGAGGGTACGGAGTGGCCTTCTCAGACAGGAATCTGAAGTAACATCAACAGCACGAATTCCTGGGGACGATTCACGTTTATGGCATCCACTTTTTGGCTGcag gcaAAAAAATCCAGACAAAAGTACTGCTAAGCTGCATCAACCCCAAGACGACAGACTTCATGCTGGTAATTATCAACAGCAATCTCAGGACACTTCTTCCCATAGAGTGTCTTGGCACAGAACAACTTTGGCGTCCTGA
- the LOC123266350 gene encoding MOB kinase activator-like 4, with amino-acid sequence MLDVSRVSAPTNLETTTETPEETPDKMKMADGSAIIRRNRPGTKAKDFCRWPDEPFEEMDSTLAVQQYIQQMIRRDPTNIDLILSMPEAQDEGVWKYEHLRQFCMELNGLAVRLQEDCDPLSCTQMTATEQWIFLCAAHKTPKECPAIDYTRHTLDGAACLLNSNKYFPSRVSIKESSVAKLGSVCRRVYRIFSHAYFHHLTIFDPFEHETYLCRRFTAFVTKYKLMSKDNLIVPILKEDGTTESEA; translated from the exons ATGCTCGACGTAAGTCGAGTAAGTGCACCAACAAATTTGGAAACAACAACCGAGACACCGGAGGAAACACCAGACAAGATGAAGATGGCAGACGGCTCAGCAATAATACGTCGGAACAGACCCGGAACCAAAGCTAAG GATTTTTGCCGATGGCCTGATGAACCCTTCGAGGAAATGGACAGCACGCTGGCCGTCCAGCAGTACATACAACAAATGATCAGACGGGACCCAACTAACATAGATCTGATTTTAAGTATGCCAGAAGCACAAGACGAGGGAGTCTGGAAGTACGAGCATCTCCGGCAATTTTGCATGGAGTTAAATGGTCTGGCAGTAAGACTGCAAGAAGACTGCGATCCTCTGTCTTGTACGCAAATGACAGCTACTGAACAATGGATATTTTTATGTGCTGCTCACAAAACACCTAAAGAATGTCCTGCTATTGATTACACACGACATACTCTTGACGGAGCGGCGTGCTTGCTCAAtagcaataaatattttccaagTCGTGTTAGTATTAAAGAATCATCAGTCGCTAAACTTGGATCTGTCTGCCGTCGTGTCTACAGAATTTTTTCACACGCTTATTTCCATCATCTTACGATATTTGACCCGTTTGAGCACGAGACTTATCTGTGTCGAAg gttcaCGGCTTTCGTTACTAAGTATAAACTAATGTCAAAAGATAATCTTATTGTTCCGATATTGAAAGAAGATGGTACAACGGAAAGTGAAGCATAG
- the LOC123264545 gene encoding ribonuclease P protein subunit p25-like protein, with product MTRNKKNKLIKNDPKDDDAVEEIQPIPGLSEKYLKMQVNSGTKIRNVLKYALKYFDEDNCVLWTGAGKGIEKTVTCVEIFKREKTGLHQINKIRYVKSKREGDKPNLVPEINIFLSKAALDTSELGYQAPGDLGMFEDSNVVQSQGSKSRMSEEAMKEFAEMGLRTGQKRSRKKTNNDGPIKKGKKA from the exons ATGAccaggaataaaaaaaataaattaataaaaaatgacccAAAAGATGATGATGCTGTTGAAGAAATTCAACCAATCCCAGGATTATCAGAAAAATACTTAAAGATGCAAGTTAACAGTGGTACcaaaataagaaatgttttAAAGTATGCCTTAAAATATTTCGATGAAGATAACTGTGTTTTGTGGACCGGCGCCGGCAAAGGAATTGAAAAAACTGTAACATGtgtcgaaatttttaaaagggAAAAAACTGGACTccatcaaattaataaaattcgaTATGTgaa gtccAAAAGAGAGGGAGATAAACCAAATTTAGTGCCtgagataaatatatttttatcgaaagCTGCATTAGACACTTCTGAACTTGG gTATCAAGCACCGGGAGATCTGGGTATGTTTGAAGATTCGAATGTAGTTCAGAGTCAAGGAAGTAAAAGTAGAATGTCAGAGGAAGCTATGAAGGAATTTGCGGAAATGGGTTTGAGGACGGGTCAAAAGAGGTCAAGGAAGAAGACAAATAATGATGGCCCTATTAAAAAGGGGAAGAAAGCGTGA